From Ignavibacteria bacterium, the proteins below share one genomic window:
- a CDS encoding monofunctional biosynthetic peptidoglycan transglycosylase, which yields MAIPGFHVPTLELMSTRISGVMEQRFLQNYFIYYPSQDWVDYDLFPQSAKQGAVAMEDGMFMHHKGMDWVNLNASMRANKRRGKIVRGGSTITMQVAKNIYFTTSRNYFRKAKEILVAMRMEKEISKKDILEHYLNIIELGRGIFGIGKAADYYYNRYAEELSREQAARLIAVIPSPLKNKPTDNRSLVLSRKSRVLARMSSAEIP from the coding sequence GTGGCAATACCTGGTTTTCACGTTCCAACACTTGAATTAATGTCTACACGAATTTCAGGCGTAATGGAACAAAGATTCTTACAGAACTATTTTATTTATTACCCTTCTCAAGATTGGGTTGATTATGATTTGTTTCCTCAATCAGCAAAACAAGGAGCTGTCGCAATGGAAGACGGCATGTTCATGCATCATAAGGGAATGGATTGGGTGAATTTAAATGCTTCTATGCGGGCGAATAAAAGGAGAGGAAAAATTGTCCGTGGTGGAAGTACAATCACAATGCAAGTTGCTAAGAACATCTACTTCACTACGTCAAGAAATTATTTCCGGAAAGCAAAAGAGATTCTTGTTGCAATGCGGATGGAAAAAGAAATTTCTAAAAAAGATATACTTGAACATTATTTGAATATTATTGAATTAGGACGGGGAATATTTGGTATAGGCAAGGCAGCAGATTACTACTACAATAGATATGCCGAAGAATTATCACGTGAGCAAGCAGCAAGATTAATCGCCGTAATTCCATCACCATTAAAAAATAAACCGACTGATAATAGAAGTCTTGTTCTCAGCCGAAAAAGTCGAGTGCTTGCTCGAATGTCCTCTGCCGAAATTCCTTAA